From a single Candidatus Lernaella stagnicola genomic region:
- a CDS encoding ethanolamine ammonia-lyase reactivating factor EutA — MDIGSGTVRVMLCEQRNGSFDRLVVKRTITRLADGFAAGRLAETSMDRTVQAAKEMAKEARAFGAVEIRVSCSGVMRRAENAKEFLMRLRDEAGLDPVLIAGDLEAAISSLGATLELGFADQPFVLLDIGGFSTELAAIVAGKAETSVSVDVGSVSMRADYLHEDPPTDKQLAACAERVGQELRAAVRIEDLGDHGPLVGTAGSITNLAAMSLKMERYEPGRLNRAVLTVENVQELLSLLISMPAAGRLSLPGLEKGREDTIVAGAIIALEVMKLLQVERMLVTEGGVLEGLAVYAQWPPDEGGLLTV; from the coding sequence ATGGACATTGGCAGCGGCACCGTAAGGGTCATGCTTTGCGAGCAGCGAAACGGCAGTTTCGACCGGCTCGTCGTCAAGCGGACGATCACGCGTCTGGCTGATGGATTTGCCGCAGGACGCTTGGCCGAGACCTCGATGGATCGGACGGTGCAGGCAGCCAAGGAAATGGCGAAAGAAGCGCGAGCTTTCGGCGCCGTGGAGATTCGCGTGTCCTGTAGCGGCGTGATGCGGCGGGCCGAGAACGCAAAAGAGTTTTTGATGCGGTTGCGCGACGAGGCCGGTCTCGACCCGGTCCTGATTGCGGGCGATTTAGAGGCGGCGATCAGTTCGCTGGGCGCGACGTTGGAATTGGGCTTTGCGGATCAGCCTTTCGTCCTGCTGGATATTGGCGGTTTTTCCACGGAACTGGCGGCCATCGTCGCCGGTAAGGCGGAAACGTCGGTCAGCGTGGATGTCGGGTCGGTCTCGATGCGGGCCGATTACCTGCACGAAGATCCGCCGACTGATAAGCAGTTGGCGGCGTGCGCCGAACGTGTCGGTCAAGAGTTGCGCGCTGCCGTCAGGATCGAGGATTTGGGCGATCATGGCCCGCTGGTCGGCACGGCGGGTTCGATCACGAATTTGGCCGCGATGTCGCTGAAGATGGAACGTTATGAACCCGGGCGACTCAATCGCGCCGTGTTGACGGTGGAAAACGTACAGGAATTGCTGAGTTTGTTGATATCGATGCCCGCTGCGGGGAGGCTGTCGCTACCGGGATTGGAAAAAGGCCGGGAGGACACGATCGTGGCCGGTGCGATCATCGCGCTGGAAGTAATGAAGCTGCTCCAGGTCGAACGAATGTTGGTGACTGAGGGCGGCGTTTTGGAAGGCTTGGCGGTCTACGCGCAATGGCCCCCGGACGAAGGCGGGTTGTTGACCGTGTAA
- the guaB gene encoding IMP dehydrogenase has product MLNPNPKEALTFEDVLLVPAQSSVLPSQVDLRTQLTRTLTLNIPLLSAAMDTVTEVATAIAVAQEGGMGVLHKNLGVEGQAGMVDKVKKARSALVADPITLPPNATIRQALENTRKFGISGVPVIDNGKLVGIITHRDLRFVTELDAPVSKFMTTKLVTVPEGTDPEEAKRIMHSHRIEKLLVVDENNLLKALMTIKDIVNAEMHPHACTDERGRLRVGAAIGVEEEDRERTVALLEKGVDVLCVDTAHGHHANVIRMVAWLKKHYPECQVIAGNVATAEATVALIKAGADAVKVGMGPGSICTTRIVSGVGMPQITAIDACARAAAEYGVPIIADGGVKYSGDVSKAIAAGAHCVMIGSLFAGTEEAPGETILYQGRTYKYYRGMGSLGAMTKGSKARYFQQDVESAQKLVPEGIEGRVPYRGAIGQVIYQLIGGLRSGMGYTGCATIDELRTNAKFVRVTNAGLREGHVHDVIITKEAPNYQIG; this is encoded by the coding sequence ATGCTGAACCCAAATCCAAAAGAAGCGTTAACGTTTGAAGATGTATTGCTGGTGCCGGCGCAGAGTTCGGTCCTGCCCAGCCAGGTCGATCTGCGTACGCAACTCACCAGAACACTGACACTCAACATTCCGCTTCTTTCCGCGGCGATGGACACGGTGACCGAAGTCGCCACAGCCATTGCCGTGGCGCAAGAGGGCGGCATGGGGGTCCTTCACAAGAACCTGGGAGTTGAGGGCCAGGCGGGCATGGTGGACAAGGTCAAGAAAGCGCGTTCGGCATTGGTGGCCGACCCCATCACTTTGCCTCCCAACGCGACCATTCGTCAGGCGTTGGAGAACACCCGGAAATTCGGCATTTCCGGCGTGCCGGTGATTGATAACGGCAAGCTCGTGGGCATCATCACCCACCGGGACCTGCGTTTCGTGACCGAGTTGGACGCCCCGGTTTCCAAGTTCATGACCACCAAGCTCGTCACCGTCCCGGAAGGAACCGACCCGGAAGAAGCCAAGCGAATCATGCACAGCCACCGCATCGAAAAGTTGCTCGTGGTGGACGAAAACAACCTGCTCAAGGCCCTGATGACGATCAAGGACATCGTCAACGCCGAGATGCACCCTCACGCCTGCACCGACGAGCGCGGTCGCTTGCGGGTCGGCGCCGCGATCGGCGTCGAGGAAGAAGACCGGGAACGCACCGTCGCGTTACTGGAAAAAGGCGTCGACGTCTTGTGTGTCGACACCGCCCACGGACATCACGCCAACGTGATTCGTATGGTCGCGTGGCTGAAGAAACACTATCCCGAATGCCAAGTGATCGCCGGAAACGTCGCAACGGCCGAGGCAACCGTCGCTTTGATCAAAGCCGGCGCCGATGCCGTCAAAGTCGGCATGGGACCGGGCAGTATTTGCACCACGCGCATTGTCAGCGGCGTGGGCATGCCGCAAATCACCGCCATCGACGCCTGCGCGCGGGCTGCGGCGGAATACGGCGTGCCGATCATTGCCGACGGCGGCGTTAAATACTCGGGCGACGTATCCAAAGCCATCGCCGCGGGCGCGCACTGCGTGATGATCGGCTCACTCTTTGCCGGCACGGAGGAAGCGCCGGGAGAGACGATCCTCTATCAGGGCCGGACGTACAAATACTACCGCGGCATGGGCAGCCTCGGCGCGATGACCAAGGGCAGCAAAGCGCGCTACTTCCAACAAGACGTGGAGTCGGCGCAGAAGCTCGTGCCCGAGGGCATTGAGGGGCGCGTGCCCTACCGCGGTGCTATCGGCCAGGTGATTTACCAATTGATCGGCGGCTTGCGCAGCGGCATGGGCTATACCGGATGCGCCACCATCGACGAACTCCGAACCAATGCGAAATTCGTACGCGTGACCAATGCCGGGCTGCGTGAGGGCCACGTACACGACGTGATCATCACGAAAGAGGCGCCGAACTACCAAATCGGTTAG